In Haliscomenobacter hydrossis DSM 1100, the DNA window ACCGTTTTGGTGGCTTTGCCGCCCAGTCCTTTTTCATAAAAGCGGAGCAGCAACTGGGTGGCGGGAGGAGACCAAACTTTAAAAGCCGAAGATTTGACGGTATAGGTTAAACCAAGGTCTTTGCCTTCGTAAACCGGATATTCGTTAAAATTGCTTTCACTCAGATCCATTGCAGCAATGGAAAACAGACCTAGTACCATAAGGCCAAATTTTGCTAATCGATTCCTCATAACCTTGCGGATTTTTACGAGGTAAAACTAGCAAAATTTGAATTAATACTGTCCCATCACTTATTTACACCTAAACCACACCGGCACCTTTGACATCTGTCGGTGTTGGTGAACCGCCTTGTTTTTCCAGAGAAATGGCGAAGGCTTCAGGCTTTTGGTCGAACTTGAAAGAAACCAGGCCTTTTTGAATTTCTGCCCAATCCACGACACCAAGACTTACTGGTTGTCCAGCAACGATAGCCCAAAGTTGGTATTGTTTGTTGCTGCCGGGATCTTGCAAATTCAAAAAATTCAGGTGTGCTGCTTTTTCGTTTTGATTCCAGTAGACTGCCGCAATGGGTTGATCTCCACCTTTTACGATGATCTTTTTTATACCATCCTGGCTCAGAATCGTCAATTGTTTCTGCAAAAATTGTTCATTCTTTGCACAGTCTTGTTCCTTGGAACGTAAGGCCCATAGCTCTTGCTGCAGTTTATCCGCGTTTTGTTGTGCCGTTTGTTTTTCCATAAACATCCAGCCTGCGAGAGCCAGACCTACCACTGCTGCTGCAATTGGCAACCAGGCCATCCTTTTTCGGGGCAATGCCTTCACTTCCTTCAAGGAAGGTTCGGGGGTTGCAGTTACGATAGGTAGAGTTGCAGTTTCAGCCAAAATATTGGACAAAATATAGTCTGGGGGGGTCAAACCCTCCAGGGTATGGTATGCACCCATTGCATTTTCCACCTCTGCGATCTCGTTCTGAATCTCTGGATATTGCGCGGCCAGTTTTTCAACTGCCTCACGTTCGGCTTCACTCAATTGATCAAAAACATACAACTCTATGACGCCGCTATCCAAATACTCCTGAATATTAAATTGTTCCACTTGCTAGAGGATTAATGGTTATTTATTTCTTTATGAGACATTGCATTGCGCTTAAAGGCTACCACACCGTGGAGATTCAGTTGAATCTGCCTTTGGTTTTGTCTCATATTGGTTCGGTTCACACATTCTCGTTGCGCAAAATTTTACGCAGATGGGTAATGGCCGCTCGGGCACGGGTTTTTACCGTTCCAAGCGGAATCCCCAGAA includes these proteins:
- a CDS encoding anti-sigma factor, coding for MEQFNIQEYLDSGVIELYVFDQLSEAEREAVEKLAAQYPEIQNEIAEVENAMGAYHTLEGLTPPDYILSNILAETATLPIVTATPEPSLKEVKALPRKRMAWLPIAAAVVGLALAGWMFMEKQTAQQNADKLQQELWALRSKEQDCAKNEQFLQKQLTILSQDGIKKIIVKGGDQPIAAVYWNQNEKAAHLNFLNLQDPGSNKQYQLWAIVAGQPVSLGVVDWAEIQKGLVSFKFDQKPEAFAISLEKQGGSPTPTDVKGAGVV